GTACGGTCGCCGAGCGCGAGGTGGATCGAGACGAAGTCGCTGCCGCCGAGCAGTTCCTCCTTGGTCGCGGCCCGGCGCACGCCCACCTCGGCGGCCCGCTCCTCGGTGAGGTTCTGGCTCCAGGCGATCACGTCCATGCCGAAGGCCAGTCCGACCCGGGCGACCAGGCTGCCGATCTTCCCGAGGCCGAGCAGCCCGAGCACCCGGCCGTTGAGGTCGGCGCCGACGGTGCTCTGCCAGGGGCCGTTCTCGCGCAGTGCGGTGGACTCCGGCACGATGCCGCGGGCGAGGCCGAGCAGCAGCGCCCAGGTCAGCTCCACGGGCGGAGCGGAGGAGCTGGTGGTGCCGCAGACCGTCACGCCGTGCGCCTCGGCGGCGGCGTAGTCGATGACCGAGTTGCGCATGCCCGAGGCGACCAGCAGCTTGAGCCGGGGCAGCCGGGCGAACAGCGAGGCGGGGAACGGCACCCGTTCGCGCAGGGTCACGACTATGTCGAACTCGGCGAGGGCGTCGGCGAGTTCGTCTTCCGAGCCGAAGTGGTCGTGGAAGGCGGTCATCACCACCCGGCCGGCCAGCGGGGACCAGTCGACGATGCTGGAGGCTACGTCCTGGAAGTCGTCGAGTACGGCGCAGCGGAGGGTCGCGTCCGGAGGAGTCATGTCAGCACTCTCGCAGACGACGGTGCGTCACCGCGGGTCAGGGGCGCGCAGGCCGTAGTGGTCGTCCGGGGCCAGCTCGATCCACCACGGCTCACCGAGCTTGATGCGCAGGATCCTGATCGGGGCCTGCAGGTCCCCCGGGTTCGGCCACGGAACGCGCCAGGCCCGTTCGAGGATCGTCACGGCCGGGTGCACTCCCTCGCCGAGTTCGACGAGCCCTCGCAGCAGGTTGGTCTCCCGCGACCTGTTCCCGTATCTCGGGTGGGGCGATCCGGACGCCTATGTCCCGCCTGCCGAACCACTGCTCTTCCTCTGCGGCGTCGCCGGCACCATGGAGGTGTGGCAGCTCCCGGCCTCCGGCCGCTGGCTCGGGCTGACCCATCGGCCAGGGCGACACCGAGCTGCCGCTCGAACTGCTCGTCGCCGTCGGTGAGGCGTCCTCGCTGCCGCGGTGAGCCGGTCCGCAGTAGTCAGCGGTCCATGCCTGCTCGCGCGAGCGGCGCGAGGACGGCCTCGGCCGCGGCCGTCCGGGCGTACAGCACCGAGCGCCCGGCGCGGTGGGCGCTCACCAGGCCGGCGTCGCGGAGCGCGGTCAGGTACTGGGAGACGGCCGAGGGCGACAGCCCGGTGCGGTGGGCGAGTTCGGTGGTGGAGGCCGGCGCGGCGAGCTCGATCAGCAGGAGCGTGCGGGAGCGGCCGAGCACGGCGGCCAGGGCATCACTCGACGGGCCGGGCCGGGCGGCCCACAGCGTGCCGATGCCGCGCGCCGGGTAGGCGAGCTGCGGCGGGTCCGGCGGCGCCACGCGGGTGAACAGGCCCGGGCCGGTGAAGGCGGACGGAATCAGCAGCAGGCCCGACCCGGCCGTCCGGCGGTCCAGGCCTCGCGGGCGACGGTCCAGCCGCAACGCGCCGGCGGCCCACCGGACCTCGGCGTGCAGGTCGTTGAGGACGCTCGCCGTGCCGTGCTCGGCGGCCCGGCGGGCACGGTGCAGCACGTCCGCGTCGAGGAGCGCACGGATCCGCGC
The nucleotide sequence above comes from Streptomyces kaniharaensis. Encoded proteins:
- a CDS encoding ArsR/SmtB family transcription factor, whose protein sequence is MCESTGAGDMTAELSFTVGDLASMRFAVSPMWEVGPSLRLLASRQAHPVHRPWVEQVRPRVAAAGLDRGWLAELVPPSGYVPDFINPAPAGPAPTLADELAAIRATPAERVRRDLDRLRARRGGGLGPRLRALYADPATGLVRLTEAVEAYWDVALAPYWARIRALLDADVLHRARRAAEHGTASVLNDLHAEVRWAAGALRLDRRPRGLDRRTAGSGLLLIPSAFTGPGLFTRVAPPDPPQLAYPARGIGTLWAARPGPSSDALAAVLGRSRTLLLIELAAPASTTELAHRTGLSPSAVSQYLTALRDAGLVSAHRAGRSVLYARTAAAEAVLAPLARAGMDR
- a CDS encoding D-2-hydroxyacid dehydrogenase family protein produces the protein MTPPDATLRCAVLDDFQDVASSIVDWSPLAGRVVMTAFHDHFGSEDELADALAEFDIVVTLRERVPFPASLFARLPRLKLLVASGMRNSVIDYAAAEAHGVTVCGTTSSSAPPVELTWALLLGLARGIVPESTALRENGPWQSTVGADLNGRVLGLLGLGKIGSLVARVGLAFGMDVIAWSQNLTEERAAEVGVRRAATKEELLGGSDFVSIHLALGDRTRGLLGKAELALMKPEAYLVNTSRAAIVDQDALLTALTEGRIAGAAVDVFDVEPLPADHPLRTAPRLLATPHLGYVSQDNYRRYYGEAVEDIAAFLAGEPIRRLG